TCGAGTATGGTCGAACAGTTTCAACTGAAAATCCAATTTGCAATTGTAATCGGTCTCTTGCTCAGTACTATCGGATACGCCGTTGGTGGTGCTGTTCGGTCTATTCGAAGCTGATTACCTATGAGAAACTGTGACCGTAGAATGGTACTCTCTCAAATGCTGGTCGATAAGCAGTCACGAAAACGAGTTGGCTGATAATGTCTTGCCGCAAGAAACACCATCCGAAAACAATTATATGGATTTTGTATTTGTTGGTGTAATTAGATATGAATGTGATATAAAATATGACAGTGGAGAAATTCATACCTCGGTTAAATAAAATAGCATTGGATAAATTGAAATATGATGATTGTGAATTAGATTACCGAGTCTTGATATTCACCGCGGAAAATGGTGGCTGTTGAGTCATATCATGTTTCGAACCTATAATGCAACTTCGACAATCTATTTTACGAATGTGACAGTACTCCGAGTCAGATGATGTTAGATGACCTTGTACGTCCATCGACCAACAAGATCCATGGTGAGACGTACCCAGGAATGAGCCGACGCCGTTTGTTATCTTCTCTTTCTGGATTGGGATTTACACAGGTTTCAGCAAAATTTATCACGAGGGAGGACATTGACAACGCAGCTTCTGATGAAGTTCCGATTGTCACTGGGTTCTACAGTGATGATCCAACATCGGAGACAACTGCGTACAAAGAGTATGTGCCAGCTGATTGGTACAACGAATTTCGTCACGCAACACAGATAAAACAGCAATTAGAGAGTTCTCTCATCCAAATTCCTGGTGTCGTTAGTGTCGGTGTCGTTCCTGGAGAACGTGGAGGGGAGAGTTCTCACGTCGTCGTCAGAATCCAAGAAAATGTGCTGGGGACGATTCTTGGAGATATCCCGACACTGATCGATGGTATCGAGATCAGTGTCGAACCAGTCAACGAGTTCCGATCCCTGAGTTGTGCCGGGAGTCTTCGAAATTGGAATGCTTCTCAGTCGTCGATTTATGGCGGATATGAAGTTTGGGGAGACGCATCGAAACCGATTGGAACCGTTGGTGCGCCAGCGTTCAAAAATGGTCGTCGATATCTCGCTACGTGCAAGCACATTTTTTCGGGGAAAAATTCCACTGGGAAGATATTGAGACACCCAAATGGGGCTCGACTCGGGAAAGTTAGTAAGAGTCGTTGTATGGAGGACTTTGCCATGGTGTCTCTCGATCCGGGCCATTATATTGAACGTAACATTCGTCATTCGGGATTTCGTGGGATCTCTGGTCATTATTCGCATGACGGATTAGCAAATCTCAAGAGTCGAAGAGTGAAGACCCGGAAAGTTGGTCGGACCACGTGTCGGACCACCTTCGGACGGATCCAATCCACCGCCGAGACGATTTTCACTGCACCGGGTTGTGTACCAAAACCCTACTCAGTGTTTCACAAGGACCAAAGCTCAGGGAACGATCTCAAACAAGGCGACAGTGGGTCTATCAGCTTCTATAAAGCTCCGAACAATAGTAATAAATGTTGGTTGGTGAGCTTCATAAATTATGAGGATGCAGGCACGAATGATGTTTTCGGGATTGGTCTCTATCGCCTAGCCGATTTTGGATACAGTTTTTAATAAGACATACTGTATCATTCACATCTAATAAATATAGTTTGTCTTCTCGTAATTCGCTCGGCGATGTTGACGCGACGGAATTCTCTTATCCCCATTCAATCCCCATCGCGCCTCCAATGATGAATTCGAGCGCGTTCACGAGATAGTGCGCAACGACAACAGCGAGAAGACTGTTGGTGTAAATGAATACGACTGCTAGTGCGAATCCGAGGATTCCCGTAACGAGAATTCCGAGTCGACCTTGCGCGCCGTGACCGACCGCGAACGCCACAGACGAGCCCCCGGCGAGGAACCAGGGGGAGATCGCAAAGCCAGAACTCAGAACACCGATCAACACTCCTCGAAAGAGTAACTCCTCAAAGCCAGCGATAATTGGAAGGACGCCACAGAGCAAGAGAACCCAACCAGCAGGCGTCTCTGGAGTCAAGAGATCGCGTAGTTGCTCTTCGTATTCATAGCCAAGTGCAGTCGCACTCGCAGCACCGACAGCGTTAGCTGCATAGAGTCCAAGACCAGTCACAACACCGACCCCGACCGCCAACAGACCAACACTCAATGGATCCCGAACATCAAGACCGAGTGCCGCTGGTGGAATTGCTGTATACCACGCACCGGCAACGAGAATAAACCCAAACAAACCCTGCGAGAGTGCAACGTTGGCGAGCAACATTCCCGCAGAGAACTGTGGTTGGGTCGGAGCCTCATCACTCGGCGAGCTCAACTGACGATTTGAATTTGAATTTGAATTCGTATTCTCGGTAGTATTGGTGCTGATCTCTGCTTCGTTCTGCTGGTCGCTGTCCTTTGTCGTGAACGCCTCAGTCTCGTGGTTGCTGTTCGACTGTGGTGTTGATTCGTTGGGGCGCTCACTCATGTCTTGGCCTTGTGAAAGGCGAGCAAGCGACAGTAAGAGAACGAGGACGACGCCCGTCAACCCCGAAAACGCCGTCCAATTGGGCACGCGTTATTGTGGGCTCGGGCTGCCGGGGCCGGTGGCAGAGCCCGATTCGAGTGCTTGTCCGGTAATGCTCTTGAGACGGTCGACGAGCGAGTCCTTTTCTGGTTCACCAACCAGCGCGATGTCGAGCACTTCGCTGATGTGTGAGACTGGAATGATCTCGATCATTTCCTTGTACTCGTCTTCGATCATCACGTCTTGCATGTTCGCGGCGGGGATGATGACTGTCTCCACCCCGGCCTTGGCGGCGGCCTCAATCTTGTGAGTCACGCCACCGACGGGGAGAACGTCACCGCGAACCGACAGTGAACCAGTCATCGCAACGCTCTGATCGATCGGGATGTCCTCCAACGAGCTGATGACGGCTGTGGCCATTGTGACGCTTGCAGAGTCGCCTTCAACTCCTTCGTAGGACTGCACGTACTGGATGTGGATGTCCCTCTTGGAAATGTCCTCATCAGAGAACTTCTTGATGATGGCAGAGACGTTCTGAACAGCTTCCTGTGCAATGTCCTGAAGGTTACCAGTTGCGATAACCTCACCAGGTCCCTGTGAAGGAGCAACCTCGGCCATCACCGGCATCACGATGCCGGAGTCTTCGCCCATGACTGCAAGGCCGTTGACCCGACCTCCGACGTTCCCTTGCGCGATGGTCATATCGTAATCTTTGCGCCGCTCGATGTAATCATCGGCAAGCTGCTGTTCGATAGAGCGCGAACGTCCTTTCGCCTGCAGAACGTGGTCTCGGGTCGTGAACTCAGCATCCTCAGCGCGGGCGATGTCACCTGCAACTCGTACGAGTCCACCGAGGGCTCGCAGTTCGAGCGTCAGGTGCCCCTTGCGACCGGAGCGACGCCGCGCTTCGAGGATGAGTTCTTCGGCGGCAGTGCGGGTGAAATGCGGTAGTCGGCCGTCTTTCTTAACTTCCTGAGCGATGAAGCGAGAGTACTTCCGGCGCATCTCCGGTGTATCCTCGATGGTGTCATCCATGTACACCTCGTACCCGTAGCCTTTGATACGGTTCCGGAGTGCTGGGTGCATATTCTCCATCGCATCGAGGTTCCCCGCAGCGACCATGATGAAGTCCGTCGGAACCGGTTCGGTCTGGACCATCGCGCCCGAGGAGCGCTCGGACTGCCCCGTGATCGAGAACTCACCTTCCTGAATGGCAGTCATCAGCTTTTGCTGTGACCTGATATCGAGGGTGTTGATCTCGTCGATGAACAGCACGCCTTTGTTCGACTTGTGAATGGCACCAGGCTCAACGCGATCGTGGCTCGGTGTCTCCATCCCACCTGACTGGAATGGGTCGTGTCGAACGTCCCCGAGCAGCGCGCCAGCGTGTGCGCCTGTTGCGTCCTCGAACGGGGCCGTCTGCTTATCGGCGTTGTTCACGAGCAGATTCGGGATCATCGCGTCGCTGCCGCGACTGCTGTAGCGGAAGACGAGATAGATGATTCCTGCTGCAAGAATCCCGATGAGAAGCTGCTGGCGAAGGATCAACGCGTACCCAAGGACGATCGCGATGATAATCCACATGAGGAACGACCGCATTTGGTTGCGCTTTCTGGCTTCCTCTTTATGTGCATCGACGATCTGGTCGCCTTTTCCTGCTGGCACCGTCCGGATCTTCGGCTCATTCCCGTCGTCGGGATTGTGGTAGACCAATATGTCTTGGAGTTCTTCTCGTGGGAGAAGCTGGCTCATCGCCTTTGCGAGCATCGACTTGCCCGTGCCCGGTGACCCGATCATCATCACGTGGCGGCGCTGTTTGGCCGCTTTCAGGACGATGTCTCGGGCGTGATCCTGTCCGATGACCTGATCGACGAGCCGATCTGGCACCTCAATGTCGGCGGTAGTATCAATTTTTAGGCCGCCGAGCAGGTCGTCTTCGGCCATCTCTTCGTCGATCTTCTCCTCGTTGATCTGCTCTTCGCCAATCTGCTCCCCGCCGACTTCGCGAACGACCTCGGCGGATCGGTCTCCCGACTCGGATAGCGAATCGCTTGTCCCCCCGCTCCCCGGAAGAGCCTCATCTGGGTTGTTATCGCTCATAGAACCGTGCTCTCATCATATAGGATGTGATGTTTACTGATATACTTTCTCCCCTCTTTCTCGTATCTGTCTGTCGAAATCGCCACCCATGAGAGTGACTGACAGCATTTTCGGCTCGACCGAAGGACGTTGGGCTTATTAAACGTCCGGGTGAGGTTTGAGTATGCGCGGGTTCCTTATTGGGCGGTTCCAGCCCTTCCATGAGGGCCACCAGACAATGGTCGAACGAATCGCCCCAGAGGTCGACGAACTCGTTCTCGGTATCGGCAGTGCTGATCAGTCACACACGATGCGTAACCCGTTCACCCCCGGTGAGCGCATCATGATGATCACCAAAGCCGTCTCGAAACTCGACCTCACTACCTATGCTGTTCCGATCGAGGATCTGAATCGAAATGCGGTGTGGGTGAGCCACGTTCAGAGTATGTCTCCTCATTTTGACGTAGCGTACTCGAACAATCCGCTGGTCGTACGGCTGTTCGAGGAAGCCGGGGTCGAGGTCCGGTCGACCCCAATGATCAGACGCGAAGAACTCGAAGGCTCCGAAGTCCGCGATCGAATGTGTCGAGACGAAAATTGGGAGTCACTCGTTCCTGATGCGGTCGTCGAAGTCATCGACGAGATCGATGGTGCCAACCGACTTCGACAGGTGAGTGACTCGGATGCAAACGGAGCGTAATCAATCTCACTGTAGCACAACGCAGTTCGGTTTTTAGCGCTCCGATCCAAACAGACTGCCATGATCACGCTCGCAACTGATTTTGGCTCTCCGTATCCGGCGGCGATGCGGGGTGTTATTCTCGGTGCCTGTGATGCTCGTATCGTCGACATCACGCACGAGTTTCCGCGCCAGGACGTACAGACGGCTGCGTTTTGGCTCCGCGAGGTGCTCCCGTATTACCCACCAGCCGTCCACTGTGCGGTCGTCGATCCAGGTGTCGGAACTGACCGTGCTGCACTCCTCGTACGGGCAGGCGAACACCTACTTGTCGGTCCGGATAATGGTCTCCTCTTACCAGCCGCCCGTGCGCTCTCTGAACGTATCGATGTTTTTGAGTGGCAGTACGAATCCCCAGACAGCACGACATTCCACGGACGAGACGTGTTCGCACCAGCAGCAGCAGCCGTCCACGAACACAGCATCGCGGAACTCGATCGTGCGAGACCGACCGACGAGTACGTCGATCACGCGTTCCCCGAACCCGAACTCCGCGAACAGGACGTGATCGGCACAGTCCTCGTCGTCGATGGGTTCGGAAACGTAATCACGAACATTCCCGGCACCGTTCTCGATGCGTGTAATGAATCCGTCATGGTGAACGAAGAACGAGTGCCAGTCGAGCGGGCGTACGCCCAACTCGAACCCAACAGCCGACTCGTCACAGTCGGGAGCCACGGAAATGTCGAACTCGCCGTGAATCAGGGGCGCGGCGATAGAGCGTTCGATCTGGACACCGGTGATGCGGTCCGACTCGAATTGTGAGACACTGATCGAGATTCGTGTCCAACGAACGGTATCGATGATCGACACGCTGCTCCGATTTTGTATAATGTCGTACTCACTGCTATGGGATCGTCACAGCGCCAAAAGAGTCGTAGATTGTGGGCCGTAGAGCGTACGCGCCGCTTAGTTGGCGGAGATAACGTCGTCGATGCGGACGATCATCGTTGCCGCTTCCGTTGCGCTCTCGATGGCTTCGCGTTTGACCGCAGCAGGGTCGAGGATGCCGGCTTCGATTGGATCAGCGACGTGGCCGGTCTGTCCCTCGGCGATGACGCCTGCTCGACCCTCTCCCTCGAAGGTCGAACGGAGGTCGACAAGCGCGTCGATTGCATCCATCCCGGCGTTCGTTGCGAGTGTGCGCGGGAGAACGTCGAGTGCGTCAGCGAATGCCTCAACAGCGAGCTGTTTGCGACCCGTGATGGACGCGGCTTCCGTGCGGATTCCGTCCGCAATTGCGATTTCGGTCGCTCCTGCGCCGGGCACGACACTGCCTTCTTCGAGTGCGGCAGTAACGACATCGAGTCCGTCAGCCAGCGCGCGTTCGAGTTCGTCGGTGACGTGATCGGTGCCACCTCGGGCGAACACAGTGACGGCTTCTGCTTGGGCACCACCCTCGACAAACGCGAGTTCGTCCTCACCGAACTTCTCGACGCGGACGAGTTCGGCGGAGCCAAAGTCATCTTCTTCAAGATCGTCGACCGTACCGACGAGGCGAGCGCCCGTCGCACGGGAGATCGCCGATGCTTCGTCGTCGTCGACACCGTCGAATGCGAGCACACCCTCGTTTGCGAGGAACGAGGCCACACGGTCGTCAACATCGCCGGTCACGAATGCGACATCGATACCCGCATCGGTGAGCGTGTCAGCGTACTCTCGAAGTTCACCTTCCTCTGCGTCGAGTGCGGCGTTGAGCTGGTCGACGCTCGTAACGTTGTACTCGGCATCGATGCTGCTCTCGCGCACTTCAAGATCGACATCGAGCACTGCGATCGTCGCGTCTTCAACGCGTCGGGGCATATTCTCGTGGAGTGGCTCCTCTTCGGAAATGACACCCTCGACGAGTTCCGTTGCGGAGGAGGATGCTCCAGTCTGCGTGCGTACTCGAACGTTCTCACGCTCGACTCCGTCCTCACCATCGACCATCAGAATAGCCTGGACGACAGTTTCCGAGAGTGGAACTGCGCCGATGTCTCCGGTTCCCTTACCGGTCATGCTCGTGACAGCGACTCGTTCGAGGAGATCGGCGTCGATCTCGTCCTCAAGCTCCTGCTCGGCAATCGTTTCCTGTGCGATGCTCGCGGCTTCGTGGTAGCCCTCGACGATCGCAGTCGGGTGTACATCGTCGTCAAGGAGATCTTCGGCGCGAGAAAGAAGCTCACCAGAAAGCACTGCTGCCGTCGTCGTTCCGTCGCCAACCTCTTCTTCCTGAGTGCTGGCGACTTCGACGATCATCTGTGCTGCCGGGTGATCGATGTCCATCTCCTCAAGGATGGTCGCACCGTCGTTCGTGATAACGACGTCGCCCGAATCGGAAACGAGCATTTTGTCCATCCCACGCGGACCCAGTGTCGATCGAACGGCGTTGCTCACCGCCTTCCCGGCGGCGATGTTAGACGATTGAGCGTCCTGGCCACGCGTACGTTCACTATCCTCTGCGAGAATGAACATCGGTTGACCTCGGCGCTGGGCGGATTGTGACATAATCATGGAGACATGGATTGCGCTTCTATATAAAAGTTGCTGTGTTGGGATTAGGAATCGGACGACGGAGCGCCATGTCGATTGCTATCATGGACACTAACGTCGTTGTGTCGTCCGAATTGACTATTGTTCAAAGGGGTCCGGTCGTTAGGATTCGGTGACTGGGATCTCGGTCGCGTTCTCCCAACTCCGTTGTGTGTGTTCTTCGATCGTTTCGTCGACGAGAATTCCGATTTTCGCACCGATACTTGCTCCAACACTCGCGCCGACGGGTCCACCGATCGCACCGACGCTCGCGCCGATACTCGCACCCGTAATCGTTCCGCAGTTGTCTCGTCGATCCATATGTTCACATCGTCGCGGTGGCATAAGAGTCCTATCGTCGATCGTAGACAGTGACAGCACGGTCTGTGCGTGCTGAGAGACCACGGTGATTGCGGCGGGGTGTTCGGTCGCGGAGCCGAGCGATGAGGCTATCTTTCAATCCGACACCCACGCCTCCAGCAATATCTCGCCCGTTTGTAAGCCATTCTGACGGTCGTGTTTCGCCTCGTGCGATGGTCGGTATGCCCGAGCCAATGTCGGTAACGATGTGTCGAGCAACCCGCCAGAGCGAACGAGTGCCGTAGTTCTTCACTAATCGATAGGTGAGTGATCGGTATCGCCAGCGCCAGTCTCTCGCATCTTTCCCACCATCAGCACGGATTCCCGGCTGTGCGCCGTATTCGTCGACTTCGGGAACAGGTCCGTCGTGAGATTGTGTTTGTCGTCGAACACTCATCTCAGGTTCCCACGCCACCTCGTGTCCGAGGCGGGCAAGCCGGTGGGCGACATCCCGCGCTCCGCCGGTCGCTAGATACTCATCGAAGCCGTCGACAGCTTTGAGCGCATCTCGATGAAAAGCGACGTTTCCGCCACGAAAGTATGTCACGTGCTGGCCTGCAATAGAGCGACGTTCGACAGTTTCCGTGCTCATACCACCGCGGAGCGGTCGATGGATCGGTCCAGTAACGACTGCTGGTGATTCCGGTCCATGCCCGCTAGCGCGGTGGGCTGGTGCAACGCATTCAAACGCTCTCTGAATTGCGTCTGCCCAGCCTTCCTCGACGGCAAGCCAGTACTCGACGAACGCGAGAATGTCGCCACTCGCGCGGTCGAGACCGGCGTTCCTCGCGACGTTAATATTTCGTTCTCCGACCTCTACAAGCACGTCTACGTCGTCTCGCTGACGGATTACTCCTGTCGTCCCGTCCACGCTCGGGCCGTTGACAACGATGATTTCTGCCGATGGTACATTGGTCGATAGCGCATCGAGACACCTCACCAGGTGCTCGCGGCCGTTGAGCGTCGGCACGACCACCGAGAGTTGCATACCTTTGCTACGGACCCTCGAACGATAAAAAGACGCCGTTACTCTGCTCCCGACCGAACTTCTATACTTCTGATAGGTCCCCCATAGTCACTGACTTTTCGATTATTTTCGGCTGTATATATCTATTGTAAAGATGCTAATATAACGATCGATGTATCGCCACACCGATCATGCCGTGAGAGGATAGTGACAGGGGTACTCTGTAGAGAGTGATTCACACTACGCGCGTATTCCAGTACGACACCGAAGCGAGACGGTCGCCTATGGTCGTGCTACCGACTGTCGTATCTGCTTCCCGGAATGTGGATGCAATCTCGTCGGGGATCTGTCGGTAGAAACCGTATGGAAGAATAAAATCGTGTGATTCATCGACGAGTGTGAGACTTGCGCCGCTGAGAAGGCGATTGACCTCGTTCTCGGAGTACAGTCGTGATCCCATCGGAAGCAGCCAGTTGTAGACCGTCCGTGTGCTGTAGCGGTTGAACGTATCGAAGAAGACCTGTTCCCGTGAGACTCGACTCATCTCACTCAGGAACGATGCTGGTGTGTCTGCGAGGTGGAAAAAGCGCATGGCGAACACCGAATCAAAGTAATTGTCTGGAAACGGCAACCGGGCCGCATCGCCCCGAATGAACTCGATGTGGTCTGGCACGCCATTCTGTTGTGCCTTCTCTCGGCCTTGCTGTAGCATGGCAGCAGAGATATCGATACCGGTGACATCTGCGCCCCGTTTTGCGAGCATCGAGGTGAATCGACCCGTCCCGCAGGCAATTTCGAGAATTCGGCGGCCTTCAACGGGCGAAAGAGCGTTGAGAACAGCCTGTTTTTCCCGTTGGTCGATGAGTCGCCCACCCCGCGAGAACCGCTTTGTGTCGTAGTCCTCGGCAACATCGTCCGCTTGGTACCACTCCTGCCCTTTCACGCTACCCACAACAATCCATTCGGGAAATAAAACGGTACTGGATTTGAGTGCAACGAGTTGACTAGTCCAACTGTGATGAAAACTACGTGGTGGCGACGTTGTTGGGTGCAATCCGTAGTACAACCCGCGCGCCCTCTTCCTCATCCAATCCCGGATATTCATCGCGCCCCATGTATCGCTGAGTGAGTTCGTTGATGTGCGCTATGGCTCCTGCTTCGGTAATGTCGACTACTTCGCCACGAACCGAGACGAATCGGTAAGGGTCCTCGGGATCGATCATGCTCACGCCAACGCTTGGGGTTCGCTGAACGTTCCGTTCTTTCTGTCGCCCCCGTTCGGTGTTGATCAGCACGTGTCCAGCGTCAGCGTCGTAGTCCACCCACACCGGTGTTACCTGTGGCGTTCCGTCTGGCATCACCGTCGAGAGGTGCGCAAACGTTTTCTTTTCGAATAGATCGTGGTACTCGTCTGGAATTGCCATACCCACTACACGCGCCCGACTGAGAAAAATGAATGGCGTCGTTTCTTCTACTCATTTCGGTCCGGATCTGTGGCGACGCTTTGACGCTGGACGCTTACCCTGATTCGGACGAACATCGCGTTATTCTGGACTGACGACCTCGACTTTGATCCCCGCTGGATCTTCGCAGTAGAGTGCGTAGTAGCCGCCTGCATACGGATGCTGGTCCTCGTAGAGAACAACAGAATCCGCTCGTTCGCGGATTTCCGCGGTCAGTTCGTCAACCTGTGCACGAGAATCTGCGTGGAAAGCGAGGTGGTTGAGGCCCGGAGCCTGCCGGTCGAAAGGATCATCGGAGACGTCGGCCTGTTTGATGACGATGTACGTTGGGCCATTACTCCACGAACGACCACCATCCCACTCGTTGTTTTGTTCGTAGCCGAGTTCGGTTAGCAACCACGCCCAAAAATCA
The nucleotide sequence above comes from Halocatena marina. Encoded proteins:
- the thsA gene encoding thermosome subunit alpha encodes the protein MFILAEDSERTRGQDAQSSNIAAGKAVSNAVRSTLGPRGMDKMLVSDSGDVVITNDGATILEEMDIDHPAAQMIVEVASTQEEEVGDGTTTAAVLSGELLSRAEDLLDDDVHPTAIVEGYHEAASIAQETIAEQELEDEIDADLLERVAVTSMTGKGTGDIGAVPLSETVVQAILMVDGEDGVERENVRVRTQTGASSSATELVEGVISEEEPLHENMPRRVEDATIAVLDVDLEVRESSIDAEYNVTSVDQLNAALDAEEGELREYADTLTDAGIDVAFVTGDVDDRVASFLANEGVLAFDGVDDDEASAISRATGARLVGTVDDLEEDDFGSAELVRVEKFGEDELAFVEGGAQAEAVTVFARGGTDHVTDELERALADGLDVVTAALEEGSVVPGAGATEIAIADGIRTEAASITGRKQLAVEAFADALDVLPRTLATNAGMDAIDALVDLRSTFEGEGRAGVIAEGQTGHVADPIEAGILDPAAVKREAIESATEAATMIVRIDDVISAN
- a CDS encoding S-adenosyl-l-methionine hydroxide adenosyltransferase family protein, producing MITLATDFGSPYPAAMRGVILGACDARIVDITHEFPRQDVQTAAFWLREVLPYYPPAVHCAVVDPGVGTDRAALLVRAGEHLLVGPDNGLLLPAARALSERIDVFEWQYESPDSTTFHGRDVFAPAAAAVHEHSIAELDRARPTDEYVDHAFPEPELREQDVIGTVLVVDGFGNVITNIPGTVLDACNESVMVNEERVPVERAYAQLEPNSRLVTVGSHGNVELAVNQGRGDRAFDLDTGDAVRLEL
- a CDS encoding CPBP family intramembrane glutamic endopeptidase, whose protein sequence is MPNWTAFSGLTGVVLVLLLSLARLSQGQDMSERPNESTPQSNSNHETEAFTTKDSDQQNEAEISTNTTENTNSNSNSNRQLSSPSDEAPTQPQFSAGMLLANVALSQGLFGFILVAGAWYTAIPPAALGLDVRDPLSVGLLAVGVGVVTGLGLYAANAVGAASATALGYEYEEQLRDLLTPETPAGWVLLLCGVLPIIAGFEELLFRGVLIGVLSSGFAISPWFLAGGSSVAFAVGHGAQGRLGILVTGILGFALAVVFIYTNSLLAVVVAHYLVNALEFIIGGAMGIEWG
- a CDS encoding glycosyltransferase family 2 protein; the encoded protein is MQLSVVVPTLNGREHLVRCLDALSTNVPSAEIIVVNGPSVDGTTGVIRQRDDVDVLVEVGERNINVARNAGLDRASGDILAFVEYWLAVEEGWADAIQRAFECVAPAHRASGHGPESPAVVTGPIHRPLRGGMSTETVERRSIAGQHVTYFRGGNVAFHRDALKAVDGFDEYLATGGARDVAHRLARLGHEVAWEPEMSVRRQTQSHDGPVPEVDEYGAQPGIRADGGKDARDWRWRYRSLTYRLVKNYGTRSLWRVARHIVTDIGSGIPTIARGETRPSEWLTNGRDIAGGVGVGLKDSLIARLRDRTPRRNHRGLSARTDRAVTVYDRR
- the lonB gene encoding ATP-dependent protease LonB, with protein sequence MSDNNPDEALPGSGGTSDSLSESGDRSAEVVREVGGEQIGEEQINEEKIDEEMAEDDLLGGLKIDTTADIEVPDRLVDQVIGQDHARDIVLKAAKQRRHVMMIGSPGTGKSMLAKAMSQLLPREELQDILVYHNPDDGNEPKIRTVPAGKGDQIVDAHKEEARKRNQMRSFLMWIIIAIVLGYALILRQQLLIGILAAGIIYLVFRYSSRGSDAMIPNLLVNNADKQTAPFEDATGAHAGALLGDVRHDPFQSGGMETPSHDRVEPGAIHKSNKGVLFIDEINTLDIRSQQKLMTAIQEGEFSITGQSERSSGAMVQTEPVPTDFIMVAAGNLDAMENMHPALRNRIKGYGYEVYMDDTIEDTPEMRRKYSRFIAQEVKKDGRLPHFTRTAAEELILEARRRSGRKGHLTLELRALGGLVRVAGDIARAEDAEFTTRDHVLQAKGRSRSIEQQLADDYIERRKDYDMTIAQGNVGGRVNGLAVMGEDSGIVMPVMAEVAPSQGPGEVIATGNLQDIAQEAVQNVSAIIKKFSDEDISKRDIHIQYVQSYEGVEGDSASVTMATAVISSLEDIPIDQSVAMTGSLSVRGDVLPVGGVTHKIEAAAKAGVETVIIPAANMQDVMIEDEYKEMIEIIPVSHISEVLDIALVGEPEKDSLVDRLKSITGQALESGSATGPGSPSPQ
- a CDS encoding PPOX class F420-dependent oxidoreductase; amino-acid sequence: MAIPDEYHDLFEKKTFAHLSTVMPDGTPQVTPVWVDYDADAGHVLINTERGRQKERNVQRTPSVGVSMIDPEDPYRFVSVRGEVVDITEAGAIAHINELTQRYMGRDEYPGLDEEEGARVVLRIAPNNVATT
- a CDS encoding nicotinamide-nucleotide adenylyltransferase — its product is MRGFLIGRFQPFHEGHQTMVERIAPEVDELVLGIGSADQSHTMRNPFTPGERIMMITKAVSKLDLTTYAVPIEDLNRNAVWVSHVQSMSPHFDVAYSNNPLVVRLFEEAGVEVRSTPMIRREELEGSEVRDRMCRDENWESLVPDAVVEVIDEIDGANRLRQVSDSDANGA
- a CDS encoding VOC family protein, with product MNHDRSNFEHTGQLHHVELCASDLAASVDFWAWLLTELGYEQNNEWDGGRSWSNGPTYIVIKQADVSDDPFDRQAPGLNHLAFHADSRAQVDELTAEIRERADSVVLYEDQHPYAGGYYALYCEDPAGIKVEVVSPE
- a CDS encoding class I SAM-dependent methyltransferase, whose protein sequence is MKGQEWYQADDVAEDYDTKRFSRGGRLIDQREKQAVLNALSPVEGRRILEIACGTGRFTSMLAKRGADVTGIDISAAMLQQGREKAQQNGVPDHIEFIRGDAARLPFPDNYFDSVFAMRFFHLADTPASFLSEMSRVSREQVFFDTFNRYSTRTVYNWLLPMGSRLYSENEVNRLLSGASLTLVDESHDFILPYGFYRQIPDEIASTFREADTTVGSTTIGDRLASVSYWNTRVV